The sequence below is a genomic window from Spirochaetae bacterium HGW-Spirochaetae-1.
CGGCGATAAACATTTTAAGGGCTGCCTTCACCTGGGAAAGGCGGTCCTCTTTATAACGGTTATTTTCCGGGGCCATGCTGCCCGAGAGGTCCACTACCATGACGATTTTATGGGGGATCTGAAAGGCCATGAGTTTATCGGCATCTTCGGGAGTCTTGAAGAAATTCCTGTCAATGTCAGTGACCTTTTTTATGACTTCGCTGAATTTATCCGCCGTGGCGTTCAGGGCTTTTGTGAGGGCCGATATAGTATCTGCTTTTTCAGGAAAATTTTCCCTGACTGTCTGGAGCTCTTTCCGCGTCTCTGTCAGTTCTTCCGTAGTCTTTGACAGCGTGTCCGTGGTGGCCATGAGTTCCTCTTTCACGTCCTGGCATGTCATGGACTCAATGCCGATTTTCTGCGTGAGAAGGACTATCATGATGATCATGACGGCGCCCAAGGCCCCGGTCATGACGTCCAGCATGGAAAGATTGAAAATATTTATTTCCCTGTTCAGGCGTCTCATGGATTATGACCTCGATATATATCCGTGTCGTGTCACTTGCGGTCATCCACGGCCAGTCGGTTGATCAGGTTTGTCAGCACGTATTTCCCGTCCCTGTTGAGCGCCTCCTCTTCCCCCTTCTGAATCACGTTGAGAAGAAAAACAAGAATTGCGCTGAGCGTCAGGGCAACGATGGTGGTGCCGAAAGCGAAACCCAGGTCCGAGGTGAGGGTCTTGAACTGAAGTATCTTGTCGGCCTGGGCGCCCATGAACTTGTTTATGTCCAGGTGTCCCAGGGCCAGGGAGATTCCCACAACGGTCCCGATGAATCCCAGGGTGGGGATGGCCCATACGATATACCGGGTCATGGCGTAGCGCAGATCAAGGCGGTGTATGTTCAGTTCAAGGGTGCTGTTGAGGACGGCGATGGTATCGCTGACGGAATGGGATTTGACATACTGTAGAATGCAGGTATTGATGAGGTCCGGCAGGTATGCCTCGCCGCGCATTGAAGCATTGGCCGCGTTTATACGTATGATTTCGATCTCCTGGTCGGTTTTAAGGAGCGATCCTTCAGTCTCGGGAAGGAAACCCGACATGCGGAGAAAAACATTTTCTTCGTGTGTGGCAATCCATCGGACCCAGAGCTGGGCCAGGCCAATGAAGAAAAACAGGTGCATGAGGTTTTGCAGTGTGAACGGGTAGACCGATGAGCTCGTCTCGCCGATGAGCATGTCTCCGGCGGCCTTTCCGCCGATAACAACGGTGAGGATAGAAATAATAACAATGGTCACAAGGACTGAAATACCCATGGCAACCCAGTTTCTGTTTATCGTGCTTATCATGTGATATCCCCTGTTGAATTTATCGGATGTGATAACATATTTAGTTCCTGTACTATTGAACGGCACGGGACTACCGCCGCGGTACGCATTTACCCGTATTGTCCCGGTAATAGCCGTCCTCGCAGACACAGGTTCCCTTACGCTTTGACCAGGTTTCATGTTCGCTGCGGCAGCGTTTGACACAGACAAATTTATGGGGTCCGCTCTTCATGGGCACCATGGCTTCATCATTGCGGCATCCCGCCGTGCAGGCCCCGTCGAATCCAATGATTTCACAGGGATCGCACCGGTCAGTTTTTGTGTTGAGCCTGTATCCCTTCACGCACACGCACGTGCTCTGGTCGCTGTTCCAGGTCTCATGGGCGCGGCAGGTGCAGTAACCGTCTTCATTTATAAATCCCCGGCGCGCCTCGCAGCGCTCTTTGAATTTTATGAATTTAGCCTGCTGGTTCTTTTTCTTTTCTTCCCAGCCTTCTTTCTCTTTTTTGAACTCTTCCATTTCCCGGTCCAGGTTTTTTTGTTCCTTTTCCAGTTTTTCATCATGGACTTTTTTGTTTTCTCCGCTGTAGGCGTTGCGTGAAATGGTCTTCATGATGTCCAGCTCGGCCTGTTTGCGCGCCATGTCGCTTTCACGGTCATCGAGATTCTTTTTCGCATTGTCCAGGTCTTTTTTCGTCACATCGAGCTGGACCTTGGTGTCATCCAGTTCCTTCTGCATGGAGACGAGCTGTCCCCTTGTGGTGTCCAGGGCATCCTTCGTGTCGGAGAGGCGGGTCTTCACCGATCCCAGTTCATCTTCAGTCTGGTCCAGGCGGTTTTTTGCCGATGAGAGATCCCCCTCGGTTTTTTTCAGCATCTCGCGGGTACCATCCAGGTCGCCTTTGGTGCTGCCCAGCTCTTCACGGGCCTTGCCCAGGGCTTCAATTGCCTGGTCGAGTTTATCCCTGGTCTCGCCGAGACCCCGGCGCACCGCCATGAGCTCGCGGCTCGTTGATGCCTGGCTTTGCCGTATAGTAGAATAGGTTCCGAAATTGAACCGCGCCGCCAGGCCGAAGTTTATATCGAAAGCGGTATGGGGCGTCATTATCATCACCGGAGCAGCGTATAGAGAGAAATTCACGGGATAATTGCGCAAAGGCAGATCCAGGCCCACGGGCAGACGAAGGGCCGCGCGAAAATCACCCTCATCGGTTCCCAGGAGGAAACCGCCGCCGAAGAAGAAGAGCAGACTCATCGAAGAATCACCATACAGATTAAAGGGTTCGTAGAGCAGGTCCGTGGTAAAGGCGAAATCTTTACTGATCGTTGCGCCCAGGGCACTGTCTATGCCCAGGTAGTCCGTGAACCAGTATCGCGTGTTAAGACCCGAGGGCATGCCGGCTACGCCGCCTAGTTCAAAACTGCCTTTCTGTGAGAAAGACCCCTGGGCATTTGCCCCGCCATCCGGTATAGCGATCAACAGTAGGGATATTATAAAAGGAAATAGTCTGTTTAGCATGGTTTTTTCTGTAAACCCCAATGATTTTGTCCCGTGTATCATATGATTTTCGGTACAAACCGGTTTGATATGAAGAGTTTATCTCGTATATGATATATAAATGCCGGGGAAAAGTCAATGTGAAAAGGGGAATTTGCGGTTTGTGTTGGTGCAAATCATGATTTGCACCAACACAGGAATTTTTAATAATCCGAGGCAATAGGCCCCTGGTAGTTGATGGACATACCCAGGAGCTGAGAGGAGGATGCGCTCGATGTCCCGGCTGTGCCACCCAGGCCGATGTCGCAGGCCAGAACGATGTTGCCGGAAATAGCGCTGATACAGCCAGGCACTTCATTCCCCAGGATTGTTCCGCCGGACCAGAGCATTTTCCATACATTAAGGCTCGATGTTCCCATCAATGTCCATATTGCAGCACTGGAAACATACTGGTTATAGATGCTCCCATTAAAGGGTGTGCTGGCAATGCTACCGTTACGCAGGAGGGGCATTAGACGTACTCCGTTACAATACAGCTCAATTATCGGTCCCTGGTTAACTGTAGGATCGTTCCAGCCCAGAATTTTCATTTCAACGGTAAAAGGCTCCTCGAGATTTATGAATTCTGAGTTGTCCGGCATGACATGAGGGATGTTGATAAATCCAAGCTCATCTGCCAGTGCGGTAGTGACATCGGGAAGCTGTAAGATCAGATAGTCTGCGCTTCCTGTTTTTACTGCTTTTACAAGGATACCACCGTTCTGCTGAGTTTCATGCCCATCTTCTACTTTGTCTACGAATCCCATGGTGAGTCCGGCATATTGGCCGGTTAATTTAAATTCATGACCGGTAAATATTCCTAATGTGTAAATGAAATTACTGGTTACAGTAGCGGTTTCCGTAAGGATGAATCTGCCTGTCATGGTCATTGGGAACGAATACCAGAGTTCATTCTCGTTCCGCCCCGCGTTGTTGTTGTTTATCATGAACCACACCAGCATGTTTTCTTCGCTGTTGTAGTAATAATATCCGTCTTCATCTTTTGGCGCTTCAACATAGTGATCTTCGTTGATGCTGAAAGAGCTTCCCTGCTGGTCCGTATATTTAGTACCGTAAATATCGGAAACGCTGTTGATGGCGCCGCAGAAACCATCGCAATCGCTGCCGGCGATTTCCTGGGGAAAGGCCACGATGCCGCGCATCTGGCCGTTAAGGACACTGACCAGGTCAGCTGCCGAGGTGACTACGCCGGTTTTTTCGTCGTCGGCATAGGGGTCGCGGTCTGATAGCGCGGGGCTGCAGGCCGTAAAGGCCGTCAGCAGTGCAACTGATAGTGATACTATCGAACTGATAAGATATTTATTTTTCATGGTATGTATCTCCTCTAGAATATATAGTATCGCATGCCCATGCGGAAGGCCGAAGTTCCCAGGAGAACCGGATAGGCGAAGCGTTTCAGGTATTGGTTGTCCAGGGTTGCCACGCTGGCCCCGCCCAGGGCCGTGGTGAGTATCTGGGCACCGCGCTCGGAAAATTCAGCCTCGGCATAGACGGTTCCGGCTGTCCCCGTTCCCATGAACTCGAATGAACCCACCATGCGGTCCGTGAGAAAAAACTCGAAGCCGATGACGAAGTTGAAGGACATGGCCCTGAGCCGGAACTTCACGGTCTCATCGATAGCTCCCCTGCACAGGAGGGCATCCTGGCCTGCATAAGAGGTGATATATTGCACATACCTGTCGTCGGCCTTCATGCGCAGTGACCATCCGCCGCTGATGTAGCCGACACCCATGCCGCCGTATATCTTTGCCTTGTCGTAGAGGGTAGTCATGAACCCGAAGGTGACGGGAATTTCGTACCATGAAGATGTGAAGGTTGTATCAAGAGTTCCTCCGGCAAGATTGCCATCGTGGGGAAACTGTTCGTCATTGGTGCCGTTATAGTAGGTGAGAAATGAATCAACACCGGGACCGAGAATGCGCTTCTGATGGCCGCCCATGAACTGGATGATGTAGTCAAAGCCGCCCCTGATGAAAAGGGGAAGGCCTGTCGCGTTATTCATGTCCCAGATGAGAGTGCCTGAAAGGCCCACGCCGATCATGGGACCGCCTTCGCTATAACCGCCGACGAATTTGAACAGGTCCTGCGATGTTCCATCCGATGCATTGTAATATATGGCATTGTCCTTGTCGCTGACAATCAGATACGAGGTGTTGGTATTTGCTGCCAGGCTATCCTCGTTAAGATCGAGCACGCCGTCGTCAATGATCGTCTCACCAAGGCCTGCCAGGTCCGGGGCCAGGTTGAAGGAAAAACCTATGGATAGATTTCTTGAAATGCCGCTTTTTTCTTTTTCCCCTTTCTTTTTCAACAGATCCGTTTCCTGGGCCTGAAGCGCGCCGGCCAGGAAGAGGAATGTCATGATACACCATATCTTTTTCATGGAACCTCCTGAAAATTCTTATATATTGATAATAAAAACCGTCTGGACGTATTTAACTATGTTTATTATACTAAATACCGTCCAGACGGTGGAGTGTCAAGATTAATATTCAGCATAATCAAATTATGCGCGCATTTTCGGGATATAAAACGACAATATAGTATATTTGTTCAGGAAAATGAGTGAGTACTCGTTTTAGTAGATCGAATGTGTGCGGCGGGGAAAGTCATATAGGGTCGGGCGGTTGTTGTTGGGTCGGGTTTCAAACCCGACCCAACAACACAACCAGCCGCCTATTTCCTGAATATGTAGTAAAAATTATTCCTTATCCGGTCCTACCCATGGTGTTGTGTCACCATAGAGAATGAAGGGTGCCGGGTTGATGGCGCCGCCACCGGCGGCCATATGGCCCATGCAGATAAAAAGCCGGTCATTTATCTTCCGCACTTCGTCGTGCATGGATTTTACCAGGCCGCCGTTATAGGGGCTGTAATCCAGGTGAAAGGAATCGCGGTCGTCCATGGTGGATTTGCCTACCCAGTTGTTCATCTTTCGCGTGCGGGCGATCCGTGTGGTGCCGTCGCTGTTTTTTACTGTAAAAAGATTGTATCCCCATCCTTTGTCTTTTTCAAAAGGAAAGAAGGCCTTACCTTCCCAGTGTCCGGGGCCGAAAAAATGATGGGTGAAGTAGTCGGCACTGGCTGCCATGACGCCGACAGAAATGGTTTTTGCTTTATATTCTCCCTTCATCGTGCCGAAGGCCGGAGCCGGGGCCGCGTAGAAGAGCTGCATGACTTCCGATTTGGAAAGTTTTTCGATATCGGCCGGTGTGGCCTTTTCAGCCGAAACGCCCAGTATCTGATCAACAGTGCGACCATCCCATCCGCCAATTCCGTTCTGAAGAATGTTTACGCCCGTAACGAGCACGTTCAATCCCACAATGACGCCGATTACTATAAGTATTTTTTTAAGTTTACTCATTTTGAATTTCTCCTTTATTTATTTTCTTCCCGTCCAGGTGTCATTGGCATCCCACATGCCCAGGGTCTTGTTCAGCCAGTCCATGGCTTTGATGGGCAGGAGCACCTTGGTCAGGGGAGTGACGATGCCTACGGGAATGGCCGGCACTGCCACCATGGCCTTGTTCTTTTTAATGGCCTTGAGTACTTTTTTGGTCACGCCTTCAGTTGTTAGCATGGAGGTTCC
It includes:
- a CDS encoding flagellar motor protein, coding for MKPGQSVREPVSARTAITGTIRVNAYRGGSPVPFNSTGTKYVITSDKFNRGYHMISTINRNWVAMGISVLVTIVIISILTVVIGGKAAGDMLIGETSSSVYPFTLQNLMHLFFFIGLAQLWVRWIATHEENVFLRMSGFLPETEGSLLKTDQEIEIIRINAANASMRGEAYLPDLINTCILQYVKSHSVSDTIAVLNSTLELNIHRLDLRYAMTRYIVWAIPTLGFIGTVVGISLALGHLDINKFMGAQADKILQFKTLTSDLGFAFGTTIVALTLSAILVFLLNVIQKGEEEALNRDGKYVLTNLINRLAVDDRK